The Zobellia alginiliquefaciens genome contains a region encoding:
- a CDS encoding ABC transporter ATP-binding protein, whose amino-acid sequence MNNILVTKEVTKQFGEYTALDKVSLEIPKNSIYGLLGPNGAGKTTLIRIINQITYPDKGEVLFDGEPLRAEHVAQIGYLPEERGLYKSMKVGEQALYLAQLKGLSKTEAKKRLKFWFERLEIGDWWNKKIQELSKGMAQKIQFIVTVLHEPKLLIFDEPFSGFDPINANIIKDEILKLKENGTSIIFSTHRMESVEELCEYIALIHRSEKILDGKLSDIKKAYKNNIFKVGLQTENADVLLKELTDKFTINTSLFDPEDNQLNLTLQLPTSDSREVLTYLASKANVNQFVETVPSTSEIFIQTVQSKSVDE is encoded by the coding sequence ATGAATAACATTTTGGTCACTAAGGAGGTCACCAAACAATTTGGAGAATATACAGCTCTAGATAAAGTTTCACTAGAGATTCCTAAAAATAGTATTTACGGACTGCTTGGTCCAAACGGGGCAGGAAAGACTACACTTATTCGTATTATAAATCAAATTACATATCCAGATAAAGGAGAGGTCCTGTTTGATGGGGAACCTTTAAGAGCGGAGCATGTTGCCCAAATTGGGTATCTTCCGGAAGAGCGTGGTCTTTATAAGAGTATGAAGGTGGGGGAGCAGGCCCTTTATTTGGCACAATTAAAAGGGTTGTCCAAAACTGAAGCAAAAAAACGTTTAAAATTTTGGTTTGAGCGTTTAGAAATAGGCGACTGGTGGAATAAAAAAATTCAAGAACTCTCAAAGGGTATGGCGCAAAAAATACAGTTTATAGTAACTGTTTTGCATGAACCAAAACTTTTGATTTTTGACGAACCCTTCAGTGGGTTTGATCCCATTAATGCCAATATTATAAAAGATGAAATTCTCAAACTTAAAGAGAATGGAACTTCAATTATATTTTCTACCCATAGAATGGAATCTGTAGAAGAGCTATGTGAGTATATTGCATTAATTCATCGCTCTGAAAAAATATTGGACGGTAAGTTATCCGATATTAAGAAAGCATATAAAAATAATATTTTCAAAGTCGGCCTACAGACAGAGAATGCAGATGTGCTTTTAAAAGAGCTAACGGATAAATTCACCATAAATACGTCACTTTTTGATCCAGAGGATAATCAGTTGAACCTTACCCTTCAACTACCTACTAGCGATTCACGGGAGGTGTTGACTTATTTGGCGTCAAAAGCGAATGTTAATCAATTTGTAGAGACCGTTCCGTCTACTAGTGAAATTTTTATACAAACAGTACAAAGTAAAAGCGTAGATGAATAA
- the dnaJ gene encoding molecular chaperone DnaJ: protein MKEDYYEILGISKSASAAEIKKAYRKKALEHHPDKNPGDSKAEELFKKSAEAYEVLSNPDKKARYDQFGHGAFDGSGGFGGGGMNMDDIFSQFGDIFGSAFGGGGGGGFSGFGGGGFGGGGQRRVKGSNLRIRVKLTLEEVANGVEKKIKVRRKIQAPGVTYTTCATCGGRGQVTKITNTILGRMQTAATCSTCGGSGQVLDKKPSDADAQGLKVSEETVAINIPAGVEDGMQLKVPNKGNDAPGNGVPGDLLVAIETIDHETLKREGDNLHYDLYISFSEAVLGTSKEIDAVGGKVRIKLESGIQSGKILRLRGKGISSINGYGSGDLLVHVNVWTPKELNKEQKEFFERMQNNENFEPKPEKSDKSFFEKVKDMFS, encoded by the coding sequence ATGAAGGAAGATTATTATGAAATACTTGGCATTAGCAAGAGTGCCAGCGCAGCGGAGATAAAGAAAGCCTATAGAAAAAAGGCATTGGAGCATCATCCAGATAAAAATCCTGGCGATTCCAAGGCTGAAGAATTATTTAAAAAATCTGCGGAAGCGTATGAAGTTTTAAGTAATCCTGACAAAAAAGCACGTTATGATCAGTTTGGTCATGGCGCTTTTGACGGTTCTGGCGGTTTCGGCGGAGGCGGAATGAATATGGATGATATCTTCAGTCAGTTTGGAGACATTTTCGGCAGTGCCTTTGGCGGTGGCGGAGGTGGCGGCTTCAGTGGTTTTGGCGGAGGAGGTTTTGGCGGCGGAGGCCAGCGAAGAGTTAAGGGAAGTAATTTACGTATTCGCGTAAAACTGACTCTGGAAGAGGTTGCTAATGGCGTTGAGAAAAAAATAAAGGTCAGGAGAAAAATTCAAGCTCCCGGTGTAACATATACAACATGTGCCACTTGTGGAGGTAGAGGACAGGTAACTAAGATTACCAATACGATTCTAGGCCGTATGCAGACCGCAGCTACCTGTAGTACTTGTGGCGGTAGTGGACAGGTTTTAGATAAAAAACCTAGTGATGCAGATGCACAAGGACTGAAAGTTTCTGAAGAAACCGTAGCTATTAATATTCCTGCAGGGGTAGAAGATGGTATGCAGTTAAAAGTGCCTAATAAAGGAAATGATGCTCCCGGTAACGGAGTGCCAGGAGATTTATTGGTAGCTATTGAAACAATAGACCATGAAACCTTAAAACGTGAAGGTGATAATCTTCATTATGATTTATACATTAGCTTCTCCGAAGCTGTATTAGGTACCTCTAAAGAAATTGATGCCGTTGGTGGCAAAGTGCGTATTAAATTAGAATCTGGTATTCAGTCCGGTAAGATATTACGCTTAAGAGGAAAAGGTATCTCTAGCATTAACGGTTATGGTAGTGGAGATTTACTGGTTCACGTAAACGTTTGGACTCCAAAAGAGTTAAATAAAGAACAAAAAGAGTTTTTTGAGCGAATGCAGAACAATGAAAACTTTGAGCCAAAACCTGAGAAATCTGATAAGTCTTTCTTTGAAAAAGTAAAGGATATGTTCTCATAG
- a CDS encoding nucleotide exchange factor GrpE, whose product MSDKQNTEEFDEVLDQDQTETTSENNIEQEELSVEEQLREDLAKEKDKFLRLFAEFENFKRRTSKERMELFKTAGQEIMVSMLPVLDDFERALKEMAKSEDKEMFKGVELIRVKFRETLKNKGLEEVGAEAGDVFDADIHEAITQIPAPSKKLKGKIVDVVEKGFKLGDKIIRHPKVVVGN is encoded by the coding sequence ATGAGCGATAAACAAAACACAGAAGAGTTTGATGAGGTATTGGACCAAGACCAAACCGAGACAACCTCTGAAAACAATATAGAGCAAGAAGAATTAAGCGTAGAAGAACAGCTAAGGGAAGACCTTGCTAAGGAAAAGGATAAATTTCTTAGGTTGTTTGCTGAGTTCGAAAACTTCAAAAGAAGAACTTCAAAAGAGCGTATGGAGTTGTTTAAAACGGCAGGACAAGAAATTATGGTTTCTATGTTGCCGGTTTTAGATGATTTTGAGCGTGCTTTAAAGGAAATGGCTAAATCAGAGGACAAAGAAATGTTCAAAGGTGTAGAGCTTATCCGTGTTAAATTTCGAGAAACCCTAAAGAATAAGGGATTGGAAGAAGTAGGTGCAGAAGCAGGTGATGTTTTTGATGCCGATATACACGAAGCTATTACACAAATACCGGCCCCTAGCAAAAAACTAAAGGGCAAAATTGTTGATGTAGTTGAAAAAGGATTTAAGCTTGGCGATAAGATCATTCGTCATCCAAAAGTGGTTGTAGGAAACTAA
- a CDS encoding TIGR01777 family oxidoreductase: MRILITGATGLVGSAIVEQCHKNDIAVNYLTTRKSKITSEPKFQGYYWNPNKGEIDLECFNGVSAIINLAGATISKRWTSSYKKKIISSRVNSLRTLHTALNKVDSKGITSFVSASAIGRYPDSLSNFYTEDETEVDDSFLGEVVKIWENETDKFKSFGFNVAKVRIGLVMSCKGGALPEMAKPIKNYVGAAFGSGQQWQSWVHISDLARIFVFIVAHNLEGVYNGVGPNPVTNTKLVKEIAKVLDRPVILPNIPKVVMKIILGKMSYLLFASQRVSCKKIEEEGFNFVYPNVCVALEAIYKSKECIEPSSLGALSKEYLS, encoded by the coding sequence ATGAGAATACTGATTACAGGGGCAACAGGTCTAGTAGGCAGTGCGATTGTAGAGCAATGTCATAAAAATGATATTGCTGTAAATTACCTTACTACGAGGAAAAGTAAAATTACTTCAGAGCCCAAATTTCAAGGTTATTATTGGAATCCGAATAAAGGCGAGATCGATTTAGAGTGCTTTAACGGAGTTTCTGCTATTATAAATTTGGCGGGAGCTACTATTTCTAAAAGGTGGACTTCTAGTTATAAAAAGAAAATTATTTCCAGTAGGGTTAATTCCTTGCGAACATTGCACACTGCTTTAAATAAAGTAGATTCTAAAGGGATTACTTCTTTTGTTTCGGCATCGGCCATAGGTAGATATCCAGATTCCCTAAGCAATTTTTATACCGAGGATGAAACTGAGGTGGACGATAGTTTTTTAGGGGAAGTGGTGAAAATCTGGGAGAATGAAACGGATAAATTCAAAAGTTTTGGGTTTAACGTCGCCAAGGTGCGAATAGGTTTGGTAATGTCGTGTAAAGGTGGTGCGCTTCCAGAAATGGCAAAACCGATTAAAAATTATGTTGGCGCGGCCTTTGGTAGTGGTCAACAATGGCAATCTTGGGTTCATATTTCAGATTTAGCACGCATTTTTGTGTTTATTGTGGCGCATAATTTAGAAGGAGTGTATAATGGAGTGGGGCCTAACCCTGTTACCAATACTAAGCTTGTAAAAGAAATAGCCAAGGTTCTTGATAGACCCGTTATACTGCCCAATATACCAAAAGTGGTAATGAAGATTATTTTGGGCAAAATGTCTTATTTGCTTTTTGCGAGCCAGCGTGTAAGTTGTAAAAAAATAGAAGAAGAAGGGTTTAATTTTGTGTATCCAAATGTTTGTGTGGCCTTAGAAGCTATTTATAAGAGTAAGGAGTGTATAGAGCCCTCTAGCTTGGGAGCATTGTCTAAGGAGTATCTTTCATAA
- the mnmD gene encoding tRNA (5-methylaminomethyl-2-thiouridine)(34)-methyltransferase MnmD, with protein sequence MERKIITTGDGSKTIQISDWDEQYHSKHGAVQEAYHVFIKHGLSLFSGRDVNILEIGFGTGLNTLITYIESKKNSTKVGYRGVEAYPVSNEELEQLNYISELKAEVFTSDFQKMHSSPWESDIQISDDFVLRKEKKFFAEITDENSFDLVYFDAFGARVQPELWTEEIFSIMYRAMKKDGVLVTYAAKGSVRRAMLAVGFEVERLPGPPGKREMLRARK encoded by the coding sequence TTGGAGAGAAAGATTATTACCACCGGAGATGGTTCAAAGACTATTCAGATTTCTGATTGGGACGAGCAGTACCACTCAAAACATGGAGCGGTACAAGAAGCGTATCACGTATTCATTAAACATGGCCTTTCTCTTTTTTCTGGTAGAGATGTAAATATTCTGGAAATAGGTTTCGGTACCGGGCTCAATACGCTCATTACGTATATTGAGTCCAAAAAGAATTCCACCAAAGTTGGGTATAGGGGTGTGGAGGCTTATCCTGTTTCTAACGAAGAGCTAGAACAGCTAAATTATATTTCAGAATTAAAAGCTGAGGTGTTTACTAGTGATTTCCAAAAAATGCATAGCTCTCCGTGGGAAAGTGATATCCAGATTTCAGATGATTTCGTCTTGAGAAAAGAAAAGAAATTTTTTGCTGAGATTACGGATGAAAATAGTTTTGACCTTGTTTATTTTGATGCTTTTGGAGCGCGCGTTCAACCGGAATTATGGACGGAAGAAATCTTTTCTATAATGTATCGTGCTATGAAAAAAGATGGTGTTCTGGTAACTTACGCGGCAAAGGGAAGTGTAAGAAGAGCCATGTTAGCCGTTGGTTTTGAGGTGGAACGTTTACCAGGTCCTCCTGGAAAAAGAGAGATGTTGCGGGCTAGAAAGTAG
- a CDS encoding DUF4920 domain-containing protein has product MRLFNNLLAVFMVVFMVVFACRGQETQKVTYDGVDYQVIGGDIAADSAITDVEMTRKFSDLAVQDTLRTKFRAVVTDVCKVKGCWMKLQLGDGQEAMVRFKDYGFFMPSDITGKEVIVNGYAFVEFMSVEDQKHYAKDGGKTESEIAKITEPKKTYGFEADGVLIENK; this is encoded by the coding sequence ATGCGTCTATTTAACAATTTACTTGCGGTTTTTATGGTGGTTTTTATGGTGGTTTTTGCCTGTAGAGGGCAGGAAACCCAAAAGGTAACTTATGATGGTGTAGACTATCAAGTTATAGGTGGGGATATAGCGGCGGACAGTGCCATAACCGATGTTGAAATGACTCGTAAATTTAGTGATTTGGCGGTGCAAGATACACTTCGTACAAAGTTCAGGGCCGTGGTAACAGATGTTTGTAAAGTTAAGGGTTGTTGGATGAAGTTGCAGTTGGGCGATGGTCAGGAGGCTATGGTGCGTTTTAAGGATTATGGGTTTTTTATGCCAAGTGATATTACTGGAAAAGAAGTCATTGTAAACGGGTATGCTTTTGTAGAATTTATGAGTGTGGAAGATCAGAAGCACTATGCCAAAGATGGTGGCAAAACGGAATCTGAAATTGCTAAAATAACCGAGCCCAAGAAAACATACGGTTTTGAAGCGGACGGAGTTTTGATAGAAAATAAATAG
- a CDS encoding branched-chain amino acid aminotransferase, protein MNSTMQKISIEKVKESKIEQVDFNNLAFGSVFTDHMLVCDYKNGAWETPKVVPYQPISLDPSAKIFHYGQSIFEGMKAYKDTDEKVWLFRPLENHKRFNISAKRMSIPEIPEEFFMEGLKTLLEVEDKWIPQTEGSSMYIRPFMFASGNGFHASPANAYKFMICLAPSGAYFSGKVKVLIEEKYSRSANGGVGYAKTGGNYAGQFYPTQLAVEKGYNQVIWTDDHNHEYIEEAGAMNIFIRINDTLITGPTSDRILDGITRKSILQLAEKKGIATEVRKITVTEVVEAAKNGSLKEMFGAGTAAVVSPISAFGYRGVDYDLPELENSYASQIKKDITDIQYNRSEDPFGWRVGL, encoded by the coding sequence ATGAACTCGACCATGCAAAAAATCAGCATCGAAAAGGTAAAAGAATCAAAGATTGAACAAGTAGACTTCAACAATCTCGCTTTTGGGAGTGTATTTACCGATCATATGCTGGTCTGTGACTATAAAAATGGCGCTTGGGAAACTCCAAAAGTAGTTCCCTACCAACCCATTAGCCTTGACCCTTCCGCTAAAATATTCCATTATGGGCAATCTATTTTTGAAGGAATGAAAGCTTATAAAGACACAGATGAAAAAGTATGGCTTTTTAGACCGTTGGAAAATCACAAACGATTCAACATCTCTGCAAAGCGTATGTCAATTCCAGAAATTCCAGAAGAATTTTTCATGGAAGGTTTAAAGACTTTGTTAGAGGTAGAAGATAAATGGATTCCTCAGACCGAAGGGAGCTCTATGTATATTAGACCATTTATGTTTGCATCGGGCAACGGTTTTCATGCCTCACCTGCCAATGCCTATAAATTTATGATCTGCCTTGCACCATCCGGTGCATATTTTTCAGGTAAGGTAAAAGTTCTCATTGAAGAAAAATATTCCCGTTCGGCCAACGGTGGTGTGGGATACGCAAAAACAGGTGGTAATTACGCCGGCCAATTCTACCCTACTCAGTTAGCTGTAGAAAAAGGTTACAACCAAGTTATTTGGACAGATGACCACAACCATGAATACATTGAGGAAGCCGGTGCCATGAATATTTTTATTCGTATTAATGATACCCTGATTACGGGCCCTACGAGTGACCGTATATTAGATGGTATAACGCGAAAAAGTATTTTACAGCTTGCAGAGAAAAAAGGCATTGCGACCGAAGTTCGAAAAATTACCGTTACCGAAGTTGTTGAAGCCGCCAAAAACGGAAGCCTTAAAGAAATGTTCGGAGCAGGTACCGCCGCAGTTGTTTCACCTATTTCCGCTTTTGGTTACAGAGGTGTAGATTATGATTTGCCAGAACTAGAGAACAGCTATGCTTCTCAAATAAAGAAGGATATTACAGACATCCAATACAACCGCTCCGAAGACCCATTTGGATGGCGAGTTGGCCTATAA
- a CDS encoding nucleoside triphosphate pyrophosphohydrolase family protein: MKNKISAVELFHNSFGLGVSQTMRADLGEAKNLLRFNLMDEENNEYLEAAKNDDLVEVADALGDMLYILCGTILEHGMQHKIEEVFNEIQRSNMSKLGADGKPIYREDGKVLKGPNYFKPNISEILKG; this comes from the coding sequence ATGAAAAACAAAATAAGTGCCGTAGAACTCTTTCATAACTCATTTGGACTTGGGGTGTCCCAAACTATGCGAGCAGATTTAGGAGAAGCCAAGAATTTGCTTCGTTTTAATTTAATGGACGAAGAGAATAATGAATATTTAGAGGCTGCAAAAAATGATGACCTAGTGGAGGTAGCAGATGCCTTGGGCGATATGCTTTACATATTATGTGGAACTATACTTGAGCATGGTATGCAGCATAAGATAGAAGAAGTCTTTAATGAAATACAACGTAGTAATATGAGTAAGTTGGGTGCAGATGGTAAGCCTATTTATCGTGAGGACGGTAAGGTGTTGAAGGGGCCTAATTACTTTAAACCTAATATTTCGGAGATTTTAAAAGGATAG
- the crcB gene encoding fluoride efflux transporter CrcB, with protein sequence MKQLLLVFFGGGIGSILRYLVSKSLNNHFQHFFLGTFLVNVIGCLLIGFILGLSIKTNYLSQNQTLLFATGFCGGFTTFSTFAFEKHSLLTSGEFIGFFTYLIASIVVGILAVALGLYLSRLL encoded by the coding sequence ATGAAACAATTGTTACTTGTATTCTTTGGAGGTGGCATAGGTAGCATACTTCGCTATCTAGTTTCTAAATCCCTTAACAATCATTTTCAACATTTCTTTTTAGGCACGTTTTTAGTCAACGTCATTGGCTGTTTATTGATTGGATTTATTTTAGGCCTTTCAATTAAAACGAATTACCTGTCCCAGAACCAAACGCTTTTATTCGCAACAGGTTTTTGCGGAGGCTTCACTACATTTTCTACATTTGCTTTTGAAAAACACTCACTTCTGACTTCAGGAGAATTTATAGGTTTCTTTACCTATCTAATAGCGAGTATAGTGGTTGGCATCCTAGCGGTTGCCTTAGGGCTTTATCTTTCCAGACTACTATAA
- a CDS encoding P-II family nitrogen regulator, which yields MKQIEAIIRKSKFDDVKKALHQIEVNFFSYWDVTGVGNEKQGHVYRGISYSTSDIQRRYLSIVVSDEFVQRTVDTILEAAYTGNVGDGKIFVSEILDAYRIRTKESGQAGIN from the coding sequence ATGAAACAAATCGAGGCAATCATTAGAAAATCGAAGTTTGATGACGTAAAAAAGGCGTTACATCAAATTGAGGTCAACTTCTTTAGTTACTGGGATGTAACAGGGGTTGGAAACGAAAAACAAGGTCACGTCTATAGAGGAATCTCTTACAGCACAAGTGACATTCAAAGAAGATACCTATCTATAGTGGTATCCGATGAATTTGTACAGCGTACCGTTGACACCATTCTTGAAGCGGCATATACCGGTAATGTAGGAGATGGAAAAATATTTGTTTCAGAAATTCTGGACGCATATAGAATACGAACGAAAGAAAGCGGACAAGCTGGAATCAACTAA
- a CDS encoding ammonium transporter: MDAGLFTANNVWMMLATALVFFMHTGFAFLEIGLTRQKNTINILFKNIFIITGGLLLYYAWGFNMMYPGFEEGSSGIFGFAGFGIAAPEGGMTPDYADGGYTWWTDFLFQGMFAATAATIVSGAVAERIKIGAFMIFTVIYVGLVYPIVGAWKWGGGFLDSWGFYDFAGSTLVHSVGGWAALVAIFLLGSRIGKFDENGKPKAIPGHNIPLATAGVLILWLGWFGFNGGSVLSADPELTSLVLVTTSLAAAAGGFGAFILSTILYKNLDLTMFLNGILGGLVGITAGADLMSPNEAIVIGFLAGLIIVLGVALIDKLKLDDPVGAVTVHLICGIWGTLAVGIFGSKAGGEQFMVQLYGVLIVGAFCVICTFIILGALKAVMGLRVSKEEEIEGLDIHEHGMDAYPDFIND, from the coding sequence ATGGACGCAGGATTATTTACAGCAAATAACGTTTGGATGATGTTGGCTACCGCCTTGGTATTCTTCATGCATACAGGCTTCGCCTTTTTAGAAATTGGCCTTACCAGACAAAAAAATACAATAAACATATTATTTAAGAACATCTTTATTATAACAGGTGGTCTTTTACTTTACTATGCGTGGGGCTTTAACATGATGTACCCTGGCTTTGAAGAAGGGTCTTCAGGAATATTCGGTTTTGCCGGTTTTGGTATAGCAGCTCCAGAAGGAGGAATGACACCAGACTACGCAGATGGTGGTTACACATGGTGGACAGACTTCTTGTTCCAAGGAATGTTCGCAGCAACAGCAGCGACTATCGTATCCGGTGCAGTTGCAGAACGTATTAAAATTGGTGCTTTCATGATATTCACAGTAATCTATGTAGGTCTTGTTTATCCTATAGTAGGTGCTTGGAAATGGGGTGGCGGTTTCTTGGACTCATGGGGTTTTTATGATTTCGCAGGTTCTACTTTAGTTCACTCCGTAGGAGGTTGGGCAGCGTTAGTAGCTATCTTCTTATTAGGGTCTCGTATCGGTAAGTTTGATGAAAACGGTAAACCTAAAGCAATACCAGGTCATAACATTCCATTGGCAACTGCAGGTGTTCTTATCCTTTGGTTAGGATGGTTCGGTTTCAACGGTGGTTCTGTACTATCAGCTGACCCAGAATTAACTTCTTTAGTATTGGTAACTACAAGTTTAGCCGCTGCTGCTGGTGGTTTTGGAGCTTTTATCCTATCTACCATATTATATAAGAACTTAGATTTAACCATGTTCCTTAATGGTATCCTTGGTGGTCTAGTAGGTATTACAGCTGGAGCTGACCTAATGTCTCCTAACGAAGCTATAGTTATTGGTTTCTTAGCCGGTCTTATTATTGTGTTAGGTGTAGCGTTAATTGACAAACTAAAATTAGATGACCCTGTTGGTGCGGTTACAGTTCACTTGATTTGTGGTATCTGGGGAACTTTAGCGGTAGGTATATTCGGTTCAAAAGCCGGTGGTGAGCAATTTATGGTTCAACTATACGGAGTGCTGATCGTAGGTGCCTTCTGTGTGATTTGTACTTTCATTATCCTTGGAGCCCTAAAAGCGGTAATGGGACTTAGAGTAAGCAAAGAAGAAGAGATCGAAGGTCTTGATATTCATGAGCACGGTATGGATGCATACCCAGATTTCATAAACGACTAA
- a CDS encoding porin has protein sequence MKAITNTKYVKNLFFLAILLFSATVVVAQEDEEESSKFSFSGSIDAYYRANLNAPNGADAQAPGSSFANLPGFALGMANVIGAYEGEKVGFVADLVFGPRGTDAIFASPMYSSTGNIVNQLYAYWNVSDAVTLTFGNFNTFLGYEVISPVANFNYSTSYLFSYGPFSHTGLKADFALSDDFSLMLAVMNPTDLTEFNPTGQYAWGAQLGYSGQYLNLLIDNGSYEVDFTGGFDLSDTFFLGLNAAYFDGDEEDGVGSFAGLAVYPQLATSDTFSIGLRGEYFAETDFFGAVGGTDADGDASVFAVTLTGSATIGDLIIKPELRLDSASEEVFIDNDGNPMGGLSSFVLAAVYSF, from the coding sequence ATGAAAGCGATTACAAATACAAAATACGTAAAAAATCTATTTTTCCTAGCCATATTACTTTTCTCCGCAACAGTTGTTGTTGCACAGGAAGATGAGGAAGAAAGTTCTAAATTTTCATTTAGCGGTTCAATCGATGCGTATTACAGAGCAAATTTAAACGCTCCCAACGGAGCAGATGCTCAAGCTCCAGGAAGTTCATTTGCAAACTTACCAGGTTTTGCTTTAGGTATGGCCAATGTTATTGGTGCTTACGAAGGTGAAAAAGTAGGTTTTGTAGCTGATTTAGTTTTTGGCCCAAGAGGAACGGATGCCATTTTTGCTTCTCCAATGTATTCTTCTACCGGAAACATCGTTAACCAATTGTATGCTTACTGGAATGTAAGTGATGCCGTAACCTTAACTTTTGGTAACTTCAATACTTTCTTAGGTTACGAGGTTATATCACCAGTTGCCAACTTTAACTATAGTACTTCTTACTTGTTCTCTTACGGTCCGTTTTCACACACGGGATTAAAAGCTGATTTTGCTCTATCTGATGATTTCAGCTTAATGTTAGCGGTAATGAACCCAACTGACCTTACAGAGTTCAACCCAACAGGACAGTACGCTTGGGGAGCTCAATTAGGCTACAGTGGTCAATATTTGAACCTTTTAATTGATAACGGTTCTTACGAAGTAGATTTCACTGGTGGCTTTGACCTTTCTGATACTTTCTTCCTAGGATTGAACGCCGCTTATTTTGACGGAGACGAGGAGGATGGTGTTGGTAGCTTTGCAGGTCTTGCAGTTTACCCACAGTTGGCAACTTCTGATACTTTTTCTATAGGTCTAAGAGGTGAGTATTTTGCTGAAACTGATTTCTTTGGAGCAGTTGGTGGAACTGATGCTGACGGAGATGCAAGCGTATTTGCTGTAACCCTAACAGGTAGTGCTACTATTGGTGACTTGATCATCAAGCCAGAATTAAGATTAGATAGCGCTTCAGAAGAAGTATTCATTGACAATGATGGAAACCCAATGGGAGGTCTTTCTTCTTTTGTGTTGGCTGCGGTCTACTCTTTCTAA
- a CDS encoding DUF1684 domain-containing protein: MRVLILIFFFTFLSCKTDKKYHDPPDEKEIVAETSALQAILDYQKEKNEEFKDPETSPLPDRYRKDFESLDFFPPDTTYVVTAKFVRTPEALPFLMPSTTGDSSEETVYGIAHFTLNGKNRKLEVYQNKELMQQEKYRDYLFLPFTDDTNGKQTYTGGRYIDLTIPDGDTIVIDFNTAYNPYCAYNKKFSCPIVPSVNNLDTEILAGVKAFEPNKN; encoded by the coding sequence ATGCGAGTTCTTATTTTGATTTTTTTCTTCACGTTTTTAAGTTGTAAAACTGATAAAAAATATCATGATCCGCCAGATGAAAAAGAGATAGTTGCCGAAACCAGCGCGTTACAAGCTATTTTAGATTATCAAAAGGAAAAAAATGAGGAGTTTAAAGATCCGGAAACTTCGCCGTTACCGGATAGATATCGTAAGGATTTTGAGTCATTGGACTTCTTTCCTCCGGACACCACGTATGTAGTTACGGCTAAGTTTGTTCGTACACCTGAAGCATTACCTTTTTTAATGCCAAGTACTACAGGTGATTCTTCAGAGGAAACGGTTTATGGTATTGCCCATTTTACGCTTAATGGTAAAAACAGAAAGCTAGAGGTATATCAAAATAAAGAATTGATGCAGCAAGAGAAATATAGGGATTATCTGTTTCTACCTTTTACAGATGATACCAACGGAAAACAGACCTATACAGGTGGTAGGTACATAGATTTAACCATACCTGACGGAGATACTATAGTTATTGACTTTAATACGGCGTACAACCCATATTGTGCTTATAATAAAAAGTTTTCGTGCCCTATTGTGCCTAGTGTAAATAATTTAGATACAGAGATACTTGCAGGGGTAAAAGCTTTTGAGCCTAATAAAAACTGA